One Klebsiella electrica genomic window, ACAGCGGGTACTGGCGACCGGCGTATCCAGCAGAAGAGCCTCAACCACCACGTTACCAAAGCCTTCGCTGTCGGAGCTGAGCACCAGCATCCGCGCGTGTTTAATCCACGGCAGCGGGTTTTTCTGGAAGCCTTTAAACAGAACCCTGTCGCCAACCTGTAGCTGCTGCGCCAGCTGGCGCAGGCGCTGTTCCTGCTCCGGTTTTCCCTGCCCCAGCAGCACCAGCGGCGCATCGATACCGCTTTGCGCGTAGGCTTCGATCAGGCGATCGTGGCGTTTGCCTGGGTGGAAGCGACCGACGTGAATAATATAGTCCCCCGCCGGCTGCTCGCCAGGCGCTTCGGCCCCGGCGCGCAGAGCGGGAATGTCGAACGGGTTATAAATGGTTTTTAACTGTGCCGGGCGTATGGCGAACTGTTCCACCAGATCCTCGCCAACCGCCGCGGAGACGGTTATGACATTGCGTCCCTGGTAGACACGCTTAATCTTCCGCTGCTTCATCCAGCGATCGAAGCCGGTGCGATGGCCCAGATACGATGTGGAGAAGACGCCATGCAGGCAGAACCAGACGTTCCGGTTTTTCAGCGACCGGCTGCGGGCGACAATACGATCGGTTTTATGCAGGTTGGAGAGCACCAGATCGAATTCGCCCGCCTGCTCGGCTTTGACTATGGCCGCATCCAGCTGACGGGCGCGGCGCGAAAGTTCGGTGATTTTGCGCCACGGTTTGCGGCAATGGTCGCTAATGACCTGATAATCCAGCCCGTCCGGCAGGGGGTAATCGCAGACGTCACGCAGGGAAAACAGCGAGACCCGATCGCCCTGACTCAGAAAATGCTCTGCCAGCGTCAGCACCACTTTTTCCGCACCGCCGCCGGGCAGCCCGTCGATCACAAACAGTATACGCATCGTTATTTCACCAGATCCTGATAGAGGGAGAGCAGCTGAGTCGATAACCGTGCGCTGGTGCAGTCCATAATGCGTTCCCGGGCGCGATTCCCCTCTGCGGAGCCCAGCGCGCGGGCAGGAAGCGCCGTCACCGCTTGCTGAAGCGCCGGAATATCGAGCGCATCGCAGACAAAGCCATTGCTTCCCTGGACGATAAATTCCGCGCCGCCGCAGCCGGTAGTGGTGATCACCGGCAGGCCGCAGGCCATGGCTTCCAGAATGACGTTCGGGAACGGGTCGTACAACGTTGGCAGCAGCAGGCCGTCGGCCATTTGATAAAACGGCAGGGTTTCCGACTGCATGCCGAAAAAGCGCACCCGCTCCTCGCAGTGCAGCGTTTTCGCCAGCTGCTGATAACGGCCCTGCTCTTTATCTTTACCCACGACCAGCAGATAGCGGTTGGTCGGCGCGATGGCGCGAATCGCCGCATCCAGCCCCTTGCGCTCAAAACCGGAGCCGACGTAGATCAGGCAGGTCGCCTGCAGCGGCAGATTCCATTGGTTACGGAGCGCGACAAAGGCCGCTTCCGTAGGCGGCAGGAAACGCTGGTTATCGATGGCGTTATAGATAACGTGGATTTTTTCCGCCGGCAGGCCGAAGTCTTCAATAATCTCGCGTTTTATCATTTCCGCGTTACAGATGACGCCGCGCAGGCGTGAATCCCGATACATCTCGTGTTCGGCCTGCATGACATAGCGGTGGTAGCGGTCGGCAAACAGCAGGCGGCTTTTCCAGCCGGGCAAAATACGCGAGCGCTGCTGCAACCAGCGACGGTGGACGCCGTCACCCGCGCGATACAGATCGCACCCGGGAATGCGCTCATGGCTCTGCACCAGATCGAAGTTTTCGCGCTGCCACAGCTGACGCGCGGCATCGGCGAAACCGCGTTCACGGCTGATGCGCCCCCATTTACGCGGGTTGCAGATGTGAATATTCCAGTCGGATTTCACCGGCCCTTGCCATTCGCGAGTAATCACGTTCAGTTCAAGATTGCTGCTATCAAGGGCTTCCAGCGCGCGGGCGACAAAGCGCTCCGCGCCGCCGTCCGGGCGATATTTCTGGCGCACCAGGGCCAGCCTGAATTTGCTCATGCCAGTACCTTCTTCGCTGCCGCGATAACGGCATCGGTGGGGATTAAATCGAGGTAGCGTTCTTCCGTGCCGGTATCAATGTCATCCGGGTCGGGCAGGGGACCGAAATCACCCGCCCAGATGACTTCGCCTTTGGCCTGCCAGGGACGCCAGAAGGTCAGCTTTGACGGCCCGAACAGCGCCACCAGCGGCGTGCCCAGCGCGGCGGCCATATGCATTGGCACGGAATCGACGCCGATAAACAGACGGGCGTGGTCGATGACGGAGGCCAGCTGGCGAAGGGTTAGCTGCCCGGCCAGCGAGTGCAGGCGAGCGTTGGGGCAGCCCGCCATAATGGTTTCGATCATCTGCTTCTCTTTGGCATCAGGACCGGAGGTCAGCACGACCGGGTGGCCCGCGGCAGAGAGGGCGTTAATCAGGGCGCTCATCCGATCTTCGCGCCAGCATTTAAAGAACCAGCGGGAGGTCGGTTGAATGACGATATAGTGGTCCTGAAATCCTTCCGGCAGCAGCGCGCGGCTGGCGCTCCAGTCCTGTTCGCTGTAGCCCATCTTCGCCGGCGCATCATGGCTATCCAGCCCCGTCGGCACCAGAATCGACAGATTCTGTTGCACGGTGTGCAGCTGGTTATGCTGCTCGGTTGAGGCGAGGGCGGTATGGCAAAAACGCCATGCCGGGTGACGACGTTTCGGGAAGTCAAAACCGATGCGGGTTGGCGCGCCGGTCAGTTTAGTGATAATCGCGCTTGGCCACTGATCGGCAAGATTGAGCACCATATCGTAGCGCTGCTGGCGCAGGGTGCGGATTAGCCTGAACTCCATCTTGAGCTGGTGGCCTTTCCCCTGTTTTTTCCAGCGCCGGTCAATGGCGAAAATCTGGTTGATATCAGGGTTAGCGGCGAGCATATCCCGGGTTTCTTCATACAGCAGCACATCGACGCTGGCCGCGGGATAGTGCTGTTTGAGGGTGTGAATGAGCGGCGTGATCAGCAGCATATCGCCATGATGGCGCAGCTTAATAACCAGGATTCGCGTCGGGGTCACAGGGCCGGAAGAGCGGGTTTCAGACGTCATTCTCTGTTCTTCATTCAATATCAGGTTTCCGATTCTAGGGGATCAGACAGATTGAGAGAAGCGTTGTATTGCTCTACCATGACTGGATACGTATGGTCTGAGGACGTTTTCGTGCACAATCCCGCATTTCTCATCACGATTGATACAGAGGGCGACAACCTCTGGCAAAAACATGACAGCATTACCACCGAGAATGCGCGCTATTTACCGCGTTTTCAGCAGCTCTGCGAAAAGTATGGCTTTAAACCCGTCTATTTAACGAACTATGAAATGGCGATGGATCCCTTCTATATCGAATTCGCCAAAGATGTGATTGCCCGTGGGACGGCGGAAATCGGCATGCATCTCCATGCCTGGAACAGCCCGCCGACGGACCCGTTGACCGATGACGACTGGCGCCATAAGCCCTATCTGATTGAATATCCCGTGGCGGCGATGCGCGAAAAAGTGGCTTATATGACGCACCTGCTGGAAGACACTTTCCAGACGAAAATGGTCAGCCATCGCGCCGGGCGCTGGGCGTTTGATGAGCGCTACGCCCGTCTGCTGGTGGAGCATGGCTATCTGGTGGACTGTTCGGTTACGCCGCGCGTCAACTGGAAGACGGCGAAAGGCGCCCCGCAGGGCGATGGCGGGACCGATTACCGCCGCTTCCCGCAGCAAGCCTATTTCCTCGATGAGAATGATATCAGCCGCGAAGGCCGCTCTTCGCTGCTGGAAGTGCCGATGAGTATTCAGTATAAGCACTCCGGCTGGATGAACAGCGTGAAGCAGGGCTACGATCGCTTGCGCGGTAAAGTGCGCTCGCCTTCCGTTCACTGGCTGCGCCCGATGGGGGGAAATGTCGACACCATGCAGAAAGTGGTGCAGCAGACCCTGGCTCAGGGCAACGACTATGTCGAATATATGCTGCACTCTTCTGAATATATGCCAGGCGGTAGCCCGACGTTTAAAAACCAACAGGATATCGAGCGTTTATATGCCGATCTGGAGGCTTTTTTCAGCTGGCTGGCGCCGCAGGCAAAAGGGATGACATTGGCTGAATATTATCAGACCAAAATCTAGCTTATCGCCCTTTACGTAACATCTGGCGGAGCCGGGAGGTTTTCTTCCAGATGTTCGGGTATCGCAGATGAAGCCGTCGCTTCAGAGACATCCCGTCCGCTGTCAGGAGTTTACTGGCAGCGGTGAGTGCCGCCATTGTCTCATCGCTGTAGTTATAAAATCCGTAGATCTTGTCGTGCAACCCTTTTATCTCATTGAATAAATTGTTAATCAGCGCGGTGATCAATCGCGGCGGTAATTCAGATGGCGGTTGCGTGGCCACCTTCTCAATCAGCTGATTGAGTGCAAAGACCATATCGCTGATATCCGAGGTCTGAATATTGCGGGTAATGCCGAAGGCGTTATCGCGATACCAGTAGAGCGTCTCCTCCAGGCAAATAATGCGTCTGGCCTCGAGATATAACCAGGGGGTAAACATCATATCTTCATAGCGACGGCCAACATGGAAGCGATGGTTGCCGATGAGTTCGCGCCGGTAGACCCGACTCCAGATATGCCAGTGGGAGCGGCGGAAGACGGCATATAACGCATCATGCTGTTTATCGGCGATCGTTGTCTGCTGCCCTGGTGCCGTTTGCGTGGGCGCAGGCAGCCGGTCTTTAAAATAGTGATAATGAAAGTCGATTAAATCACTATCGCCTTGCTGGAGGAGTGGTTTTATTGTTTGCCAGAAATGAGGGCTCCAGAGGTCATCGCCATCAATAAAGCCAATCCAGGCACCCTGTGCTTTATCCAGGGCACGATTACGCGTGCTGGATACGCCGGTATTCTCGTGGCTATAAAAATGGATCTGGCCCGCGCCGCGATATTCATCAATGGCCTGCTGGATAACCGCTTTGCTATTGTCCGTCGAGCCGTCATTGCTAATGATGACTTCGACATCGCTATCAATTTGGGCAAACACCGAGTCCAGCGTCTGCCTGATATACGGCGCATTATTAAAGACCGGGATAATAACGCTGAACAGGCAGTGAGGTTTACGCATGCGCTTTATCCTGCCCGATGGCGATTTTCTGCTGTAATACGGAGAGTATCAGGGCCATTGAGAAGACAATCACCGCTTCTTTACTAAAGAAAATCACGTCGCTTAATCCGTAAACTATCACCGTTAGCGTGAGAACGCCTTGTATCGCGTTACGTTTGCGCCAGGCGTTGAGCAATAATACGGCGTATAAAAGGATCAGCGTGGCAACGCCGCCAATGCCGCGCAGGGAGAAGTTTTCAATAAACTCGTTGTGCATATGGACATTGATAAAATCCAGCGCCCCGGCAAGGCCAGGATTAGCCTGCACTTGCTGCTTAATATCGTTCCCGCGTCTTTCCGCTGACTCGCCGAAGGGGGCATCAAGACCTGCCTGTAATCCCGTTTTAAACATGACTAAACGCGAACCGACGGAGGAGACACTATTGTGGTCCTGGTACTGGGTGATATCGGTTTGCATCTCCTGATAGCGGGCGATCAGTTTTTGATGGAACAGGGCGGTCAGCAGAACCAGTGCAATAACAAAGGCCGCACATAGCTTCAGCAACTGCTGTTTACTCACCTGCGGGTGCACAAAGAGCAGCAGGATAATCAGTACCGGGCAGGCCAGCAGCGCGGCTCGCGTTTCGGTAAACGCAATCGCCGCCAGCCCGGTCATCGCGCAAATCAGGAACAGGACGTAACGATATTTATTTTTCAGTTCCAGAATGGTTCCGAGCAGCACGATATTGGTCATGGTGAAGATATAGGCGATGATCGTGGCCCGTTCGAGCGTAATCTGAATCCGGAAAACGTGCAGCGTCAGCCCCTGGTAGATGGCATAGAAGTTGGTGACCAGCCCCGCTGCGATAAGCAAGTAGTTGAACCATGTTGCGTTAAAGGTAAACCGGAGACTGGAGAGCAGAAACACCACGATGGCGCTCACCGCCAGCACTTTGGCGGTGTCTTTGTAGGAATCGTAAATATCCCAGTACTCGCCATGCGCGTAATTTAATCCGTACCAGGCAAACAGCCCCAGGGCAAAGAGGGCTAGCGCACCGGCAAGATCCCAATTCTGGGTCCAGGTTTTCGTTGTCCGGATGCTGAGCAATGCGCTTAACACCGTCAGATAACCAGCCAGGTAGTACACTTTTCTGATTTCTGCGGGATTAATGTAATACAGTGCAAAAGCAAGGAGATACAGTGAAACAACCAGGTTAAGTATTGTTTTTCTGATTTTTGAGCTGTCTAAGGTCACGCTATGCATCCACAAGTTCGCTGATGGTAGAGTTAAAATCACTGACAAAGGTCGTGGCATCGAAATGCGCTTTTACGTGCTCAAAAGCATGTTGGCGGAAAAGCTCGTAGTCGTTATTCACGATGTATAGCACCGCGTCGGCGCATTTTTCCGGCGATAACAGCCGCGGGGGAAGTAGCGCGTCTTGCTGCGGATAATAAACATCGTGGGGGAAGTTGACGTTCACACCGCAGAGTCTGAAATGGTCCTCCGGCGTCACGTCCGGCGTAATACCAATGCCGCAGTATCCGTTCTTAACCACTTCCGGTTGCCCGTCAATTAACGGGTAAATAACCGGCACGCCGTAAAACAGAGCTTCCAGGCAGGACAGGCCAAAGGGTTCTGTAACCGGTGTGCTGAGATAAATATGAATATTGTTGAAAAAATGACTTAAGTCGTCGTGGAAACCGAGAAAATTGACGCGATCGGCAATACCTGACTTTTCGGCAAGCGCTTTAAACTGCTGCTCATCTGGCCCTTTACCGACAATATCGAGGGTGACGTTAGTACCCCGATCGAGAAGATTTTTTAACGTTAACAGCGCGACGCTTATCCCCTTCAGACCAACCAGCCTTGCCGCTACGCCCAGACGCAGGGGGGCAGAGAGGGGCTTATCGCCGGTAAAAATATTGTCAGGCGGCGTAATGCGGTTGGTGAGCACCCGGGAAGGACACGGCAGGTTGAAGCGTAACGTCATGACCCGCTGAGAGGCATAGGATGCGGAAATATAGCCGCTCAGGGAGGCAAAGAAGCCGGACGTTTTTTTATTGTGAGGGTAGCGCCAGGAGCAGCCATGATCGTAATAAATCACCTTTCCCCGGGACGGTCTGGCAGCAAATACGGGGACCAGATCCCAGACGATGATAACGTCTGCATTGGCCAGCCAGGTCCGGGTCTGCAACGCATACTTGCGCAGGAACGGCGGAAATTTCACCGGACAGCTGTTGATTATCCGGTTTACGAAGGTGATATGACGGCCCTTCAGATGCTGCGCGATTTCCGGACCAATATTGTTGCTGATGCAAAAAATACGATCCTGTCCGGCGGTGATATCATGAATGTACTGTAAGAAGAGGCGCTCGACGCCCCCCATCTTTTCCAGATTAATCACATGGATTTTGCGCATTAAACCACTCCTCTTATCGCCCGCCATATCGTCTCTGCACTTATATCGCTGGTTGCTTTCGTTGGCGATATGAGCGTGTGCTGGTTTTTACCATATCCGCCAATCAGCCCCGGATCGGTCGGGCCATACAGCGTAAAGTTGGGTTTATCGAGCGCAGCGGTAAGATGGCTTAGTCCGGTATCGACGGAGACAACCGCGCGAGCGCCCGCCAGCACCTGAGCGACCTGCTCAAGACTCATGCGCGGCAGTACGTCGACAAAGGCGTGACCCTCCGCCAGGCGCTTAGCCCGCGCTTCTTCATGCGGCGCTCCCCACGGCAGCTTAATACGTAGCCCGCTGGCGGCCAGCAGGTCGATCAGCGCCCGCCAGTTTTCTTCCGGCCAGTGTTTGTCATCACGAGTCGTCGCGTGCAGAAACACCAGATACGGCTCGGCAGAGGGGTTATCCAGGTGCATAAAATGGCGTGCAATGGCGTAATCGCCCTGCGCGTCGGGTTTGGCGTAGCCCAGGCTTTTGGCGAACAGTTCGCGGGTGCGCTCAACGGCATGCTGCTGTTTCGCGATATGGTGGCGGCGATTGTAGAACAGGCTTGCCAGCGGCTCGCGAGCGGTTTGCCAGTCCATACCGTGCTTCACGCCGCGCGCCAGCCGGGTGACCAGCGCGGCGCTTTTGACCAGACCCTGGGCGTCGATAATCGCGTCATATTTGTGCGCCCGTACGGCGTCGCGAAAGGCCTGGCGTTCGGCCTTCACCGGCGCGGAAAACCAGGCTTTACGCCAGCGGCGAATGGCGACGGGAATCACCCGATCGACCGCTTCATGCCAGGACGGAATCTGTGCGAACCCCTCCTCGACGACCCAGTCAAAGCGAATACCGGGAAACGCCTGCACGGCATCGGTCAGCGCGGGCAGCGTATGCAGGACGTCGCCCATGGCCGAGGTTTTTACGATCAATACCCGCATCCGTTACGCTTCCTCTTTATCGGTTTTTTCCTGCAGGAGCGCGTTTAGCTCTTCCTGTACGCGCTGCGGCGTAATATCGATCAGACTCTGATGATACCCTTGTGCGGCATCGCCCTTACGTACCTTGTGGTAGCCGCTAATCAGGCGAATCACCCGCGCTTTATGCGACAGCGGGGGAGTGAAGTCCGGGCTGCTTGGGCCATACAGCGCCACCAGCGGGCGGTCCAGCGCGGCGGCGACGTGCATCAGGCCGGAATCGTTGCTGACCACCGCTTTACAGGCGGCAAGCAGAATGACGGCCTGCTCAAGCTGGGTCTCCCCGGCCAGATTGCGACACCAGGCCTGCTGTTCGCTGCTCAGCGCGGCGATGATCTCTTTGCCCGCTTCGTTATCTTTGGCCGAACCGAACAGGACTATCTGGTAACCGTCGTCGATAAGCTGTTTCGCCAGCTCAGCGTAGTGATAGTGCGGCCAGCGTTTTGCCGGGCCAAACTCTGCGCCGGGGCAGAAGCCGATCATCGGGCGATCGGCTGAGAGATTAAACGCGCTACAGGCCTGCGATTTTTCGCCTTCATGAACCTGCAGTTGCGGCCACAGCAGCGGCTGCGGCAGGTCTTTGGCGCTGCGCATGACGCCCTTGTCATAGGCCAGCGCGACATAGCGTTCAACCATCAGCGGCCAGGCGTCTTTATCCAGCGCCCGCGCGTCGTTCAGCAGACCGTAGCGCATCTCGCCGCGCCAGCCGGTGCGGTGCGGGATGTTGGCGAAGAACGGCACCAGCGCCGATTTAAACGAGTTGGGCAGCACGTAAGCACGATCGTAGCGACGCTCGCGCAGGCTGTGCCCCAGCTTACGTCGTTCGCCGATTGCCAGCGCGCCATGGCCGAGCGGCATCGGGATTGCTTCGTTAACTTCCGGCATGCGCGACAGCAGCGGACGGCACCACGCAGGTGCCATCACGTCGATTATCGCCTGGGGATAGCGCGCCCTGAGCGTGCGATAGAGACTTTGCGACATCATCATGTCGCCCACCCAAGACGGGCCAACCACCAATATTTTCATGTTATGTCTTACGCGTCGCGGTTGAGCCAGGCCATATATTCCGTTACGCCCTCGGCAACGGTTTTAAACGGTTTGTCGTAGCCTGCTGCGCGCAGGTTGGTCAGATCCGCCTGGGTAAATGCCTGGTAGCGGCCTTTCAGCTTCTCCGGGAACGGGATGTATTCGATGCTGCCTTTCTGGTGATATGCCAGCGCGGCATCGGCTACCGCCTGGAAAGATTCCGCGCGGCCGGTGCCGAGGTTGAAAATGCCGGATACGCCGTTTTCCCAGAACCACAGATTCACCGCCGCCACGTCGCCCACGTAGACGAAATCGCGTTTGAAGCCATCGCTGCCTTCGAACAGTTTCGGACTTTCGCCATTATTCAGTTGGGTGTTGAGGTGGAAAGCTACGCTCGCCATGCTGCCTTTGTGGCCTTCACGCGGCCCGTAGACGTTGAAATAGCGGAAACCGACGATCTGCGAGTCGGCTTCCGGCAGGATCTGGCGGACGTATTCGTCAAACAGGAATTTGGAGTAACCGTAAACGTTCAGCGGCTGCTCATATTCACGGGATTCGATAAAGTCGCTGGTGCGACCGCCGTAGGTGGCCGCCGACGAGGCGTACAGGAACGGGATCTGACGCTCCAGGCAGTAGTGCAGCACCTCTTTAGAGTACTGATAGTTGTTATCCATCATGTACTTGCCATCCCACTCTGTGGTGGAAGAGCAGGCGCCTTCGTGGAATATGGCTTCAATTTCGCC contains:
- a CDS encoding glycosyltransferase, which codes for MRILFVIDGLPGGGAEKVVLTLAEHFLSQGDRVSLFSLRDVCDYPLPDGLDYQVISDHCRKPWRKITELSRRARQLDAAIVKAEQAGEFDLVLSNLHKTDRIVARSRSLKNRNVWFCLHGVFSTSYLGHRTGFDRWMKQRKIKRVYQGRNVITVSAAVGEDLVEQFAIRPAQLKTIYNPFDIPALRAGAEAPGEQPAGDYIIHVGRFHPGKRHDRLIEAYAQSGIDAPLVLLGQGKPEQEQRLRQLAQQLQVGDRVLFKGFQKNPLPWIKHARMLVLSSDSEGFGNVVVEALLLDTPVASTRCPGGVTEILTGELARGLADLNSPALARTMQSIYHNPPAIDPSALERFSVDAICQQYRQLRRG
- a CDS encoding glycosyltransferase family 4 protein, which gives rise to MSKFRLALVRQKYRPDGGAERFVARALEALDSSNLELNVITREWQGPVKSDWNIHICNPRKWGRISRERGFADAARQLWQRENFDLVQSHERIPGCDLYRAGDGVHRRWLQQRSRILPGWKSRLLFADRYHRYVMQAEHEMYRDSRLRGVICNAEMIKREIIEDFGLPAEKIHVIYNAIDNQRFLPPTEAAFVALRNQWNLPLQATCLIYVGSGFERKGLDAAIRAIAPTNRYLLVVGKDKEQGRYQQLAKTLHCEERVRFFGMQSETLPFYQMADGLLLPTLYDPFPNVILEAMACGLPVITTTGCGGAEFIVQGSNGFVCDALDIPALQQAVTALPARALGSAEGNRARERIMDCTSARLSTQLLSLYQDLVK
- the rfaQ gene encoding putative lipopolysaccharide heptosyltransferase III → MTSETRSSGPVTPTRILVIKLRHHGDMLLITPLIHTLKQHYPAASVDVLLYEETRDMLAANPDINQIFAIDRRWKKQGKGHQLKMEFRLIRTLRQQRYDMVLNLADQWPSAIITKLTGAPTRIGFDFPKRRHPAWRFCHTALASTEQHNQLHTVQQNLSILVPTGLDSHDAPAKMGYSEQDWSASRALLPEGFQDHYIVIQPTSRWFFKCWREDRMSALINALSAAGHPVVLTSGPDAKEKQMIETIMAGCPNARLHSLAGQLTLRQLASVIDHARLFIGVDSVPMHMAAALGTPLVALFGPSKLTFWRPWQAKGEVIWAGDFGPLPDPDDIDTGTEERYLDLIPTDAVIAAAKKVLA
- a CDS encoding polysaccharide deacetylase family protein yields the protein MHNPAFLITIDTEGDNLWQKHDSITTENARYLPRFQQLCEKYGFKPVYLTNYEMAMDPFYIEFAKDVIARGTAEIGMHLHAWNSPPTDPLTDDDWRHKPYLIEYPVAAMREKVAYMTHLLEDTFQTKMVSHRAGRWAFDERYARLLVEHGYLVDCSVTPRVNWKTAKGAPQGDGGTDYRRFPQQAYFLDENDISREGRSSLLEVPMSIQYKHSGWMNSVKQGYDRLRGKVRSPSVHWLRPMGGNVDTMQKVVQQTLAQGNDYVEYMLHSSEYMPGGSPTFKNQQDIERLYADLEAFFSWLAPQAKGMTLAEYYQTKI
- a CDS encoding glycosyltransferase family 2 protein, yielding MRKPHCLFSVIIPVFNNAPYIRQTLDSVFAQIDSDVEVIISNDGSTDNSKAVIQQAIDEYRGAGQIHFYSHENTGVSSTRNRALDKAQGAWIGFIDGDDLWSPHFWQTIKPLLQQGDSDLIDFHYHYFKDRLPAPTQTAPGQQTTIADKQHDALYAVFRRSHWHIWSRVYRRELIGNHRFHVGRRYEDMMFTPWLYLEARRIICLEETLYWYRDNAFGITRNIQTSDISDMVFALNQLIEKVATQPPSELPPRLITALINNLFNEIKGLHDKIYGFYNYSDETMAALTAASKLLTADGMSLKRRLHLRYPNIWKKTSRLRQMLRKGR
- a CDS encoding O-antigen ligase family protein; the protein is MYYLAGYLTVLSALLSIRTTKTWTQNWDLAGALALFALGLFAWYGLNYAHGEYWDIYDSYKDTAKVLAVSAIVVFLLSSLRFTFNATWFNYLLIAAGLVTNFYAIYQGLTLHVFRIQITLERATIIAYIFTMTNIVLLGTILELKNKYRYVLFLICAMTGLAAIAFTETRAALLACPVLIILLLFVHPQVSKQQLLKLCAAFVIALVLLTALFHQKLIARYQEMQTDITQYQDHNSVSSVGSRLVMFKTGLQAGLDAPFGESAERRGNDIKQQVQANPGLAGALDFINVHMHNEFIENFSLRGIGGVATLILLYAVLLLNAWRKRNAIQGVLTLTVIVYGLSDVIFFSKEAVIVFSMALILSVLQQKIAIGQDKAHA
- a CDS encoding glycosyltransferase family 4 protein, yielding MRKIHVINLEKMGGVERLFLQYIHDITAGQDRIFCISNNIGPEIAQHLKGRHITFVNRIINSCPVKFPPFLRKYALQTRTWLANADVIIVWDLVPVFAARPSRGKVIYYDHGCSWRYPHNKKTSGFFASLSGYISASYASQRVMTLRFNLPCPSRVLTNRITPPDNIFTGDKPLSAPLRLGVAARLVGLKGISVALLTLKNLLDRGTNVTLDIVGKGPDEQQFKALAEKSGIADRVNFLGFHDDLSHFFNNIHIYLSTPVTEPFGLSCLEALFYGVPVIYPLIDGQPEVVKNGYCGIGITPDVTPEDHFRLCGVNVNFPHDVYYPQQDALLPPRLLSPEKCADAVLYIVNNDYELFRQHAFEHVKAHFDATTFVSDFNSTISELVDA
- the rfaC gene encoding lipopolysaccharide heptosyltransferase RfaC — its product is MRVLIVKTSAMGDVLHTLPALTDAVQAFPGIRFDWVVEEGFAQIPSWHEAVDRVIPVAIRRWRKAWFSAPVKAERQAFRDAVRAHKYDAIIDAQGLVKSAALVTRLARGVKHGMDWQTAREPLASLFYNRRHHIAKQQHAVERTRELFAKSLGYAKPDAQGDYAIARHFMHLDNPSAEPYLVFLHATTRDDKHWPEENWRALIDLLAASGLRIKLPWGAPHEEARAKRLAEGHAFVDVLPRMSLEQVAQVLAGARAVVSVDTGLSHLTAALDKPNFTLYGPTDPGLIGGYGKNQHTLISPTKATSDISAETIWRAIRGVV
- the rfaF gene encoding ADP-heptose--LPS heptosyltransferase RfaF, with amino-acid sequence MKILVVGPSWVGDMMMSQSLYRTLRARYPQAIIDVMAPAWCRPLLSRMPEVNEAIPMPLGHGALAIGERRKLGHSLRERRYDRAYVLPNSFKSALVPFFANIPHRTGWRGEMRYGLLNDARALDKDAWPLMVERYVALAYDKGVMRSAKDLPQPLLWPQLQVHEGEKSQACSAFNLSADRPMIGFCPGAEFGPAKRWPHYHYAELAKQLIDDGYQIVLFGSAKDNEAGKEIIAALSSEQQAWCRNLAGETQLEQAVILLAACKAVVSNDSGLMHVAAALDRPLVALYGPSSPDFTPPLSHKARVIRLISGYHKVRKGDAAQGYHQSLIDITPQRVQEELNALLQEKTDKEEA
- the rfaD gene encoding ADP-glyceromanno-heptose 6-epimerase; translated protein: MIIVTGGAGFIGSNIVKALNDKGITDILVVDNLKDGTKFANLVDLDIADYMDKEDFLIQVMAGEEFGEIEAIFHEGACSSTTEWDGKYMMDNNYQYSKEVLHYCLERQIPFLYASSAATYGGRTSDFIESREYEQPLNVYGYSKFLFDEYVRQILPEADSQIVGFRYFNVYGPREGHKGSMASVAFHLNTQLNNGESPKLFEGSDGFKRDFVYVGDVAAVNLWFWENGVSGIFNLGTGRAESFQAVADAALAYHQKGSIEYIPFPEKLKGRYQAFTQADLTNLRAAGYDKPFKTVAEGVTEYMAWLNRDA